The following proteins are encoded in a genomic region of Comamonas resistens:
- a CDS encoding conjugative transfer ATPase, which translates to MRWKLPWPNLDASGAGDDEQPDGWQRHVEALRQAGIPEPGTAVQGRRPATVADEQALYDVAPSFTELLPWVEFLPGSKSMLLEDGQSVAAFYELVPLGTEGREPGWLAHARDALENALQDSFDELDENPWVLQLYAQDEPSFDQYMQTLRDYVQPRARNTAFTEFYLRFFGHHLRAVAKPGGLFEDTVVTRLRWRGQTRRVRMVIYRRATNQASRRGQTPEQMLNIVCDRLCGGLANAGIQARRMAAADVHDWLLRWFNPNPTLLGPGAEDRERFYALARYPDSTEGSEDGEIELASGRDFSQRLFFGQPRSDVAQGTWCFDGMPHRVLITDRLRMPPGTGHLTGETRKGDAINTLFDQMPEDTLMCLTIVATPQDVLEADLNHLAKKAVGETLASEQTLKDVHEARSLIGSAHKLYRGTLAFYLRGRDEAELDRRGLDLANVMLNAGLQPVREDDEVAPLNSYLRWLPCCYNPGQDRRKWYTQLMFAQHAANLSPVWGRAQGTGHPGITMFNRGGGPITFDPLNRLDRQMNAHLFLFGPTGSGKSATLNNLLNQVTAIYRPRLFIVEAGNSFGLFSDFARKLGLTVNRVKLAPGSGISLAPFADARRLIETPSDVQTLDADALDEDQPPDTPAMEADEQRDVLGELEITARLMITGGEDKEEARMTRADRSLIRQCILDAAEQCVAEKRTVLTRDVRNALRARGQDPTLPEMRRVRLLEMADAMDMFCQGTDGEMFDRDGSPWPEADITLVDLATYAREGYNAQLSIAYISLISTVNNIAERDQYLGRPIVNVTDEGHIITKNPLLAPYVVKITKMWRKLGAWYWLATQNIDDLPRAAEPMLNMIEWWICLSMPPDEVEKIARFRELSPAQKALMLSARKEAGKFTEGVILSKSLEVLFRAVPPSLYLALAQTEPEEKAERYQLMQQYGCNELEAAFKVAEKIDRARGIESPALNLPQ; encoded by the coding sequence TCCCTTGGCCGAATCTGGACGCATCTGGCGCTGGCGATGACGAGCAGCCGGACGGCTGGCAGCGCCACGTCGAAGCCTTGCGCCAGGCCGGCATCCCTGAACCCGGCACGGCGGTCCAGGGTCGCAGGCCGGCGACCGTGGCGGACGAGCAGGCGCTGTACGACGTCGCGCCATCCTTCACCGAACTGCTGCCGTGGGTGGAATTCCTGCCCGGGTCGAAGTCCATGCTGCTGGAGGATGGGCAATCGGTCGCGGCCTTCTACGAGTTGGTGCCGCTGGGCACCGAGGGCCGGGAACCCGGCTGGCTCGCGCATGCCCGCGATGCCTTGGAGAACGCGCTCCAGGACTCGTTCGATGAACTGGACGAGAACCCCTGGGTACTCCAGCTCTACGCGCAGGACGAACCCAGCTTCGATCAGTACATGCAGACCCTGCGCGACTACGTGCAGCCGCGCGCCCGCAATACGGCCTTCACCGAGTTCTACCTGCGCTTCTTCGGTCACCACCTGCGCGCGGTCGCCAAGCCGGGCGGGCTGTTCGAGGACACGGTGGTCACGCGGCTGCGCTGGCGCGGACAGACGCGGCGCGTGCGCATGGTGATCTATCGCCGTGCCACAAACCAGGCAAGCCGTCGCGGTCAGACGCCCGAACAGATGCTGAACATCGTCTGCGACCGCCTGTGCGGCGGGCTGGCGAACGCCGGCATCCAGGCCCGGCGCATGGCCGCAGCCGATGTCCATGACTGGCTGCTGCGGTGGTTCAACCCGAACCCCACGCTGCTCGGGCCTGGTGCCGAGGATCGGGAGCGCTTTTATGCGCTGGCACGCTACCCCGACAGTACCGAGGGCAGCGAAGACGGCGAGATCGAACTGGCGAGTGGGCGGGATTTCAGCCAGCGGCTATTCTTCGGCCAGCCGCGCTCCGACGTCGCGCAGGGCACCTGGTGCTTCGACGGCATGCCGCACCGTGTGCTGATCACCGACCGCTTGCGCATGCCGCCCGGCACGGGACACCTGACGGGAGAGACGCGCAAGGGCGATGCGATCAACACGCTGTTCGACCAGATGCCGGAAGACACCTTGATGTGTCTCACCATCGTTGCCACGCCGCAGGATGTGTTGGAAGCGGACTTGAACCACCTGGCGAAGAAGGCCGTGGGCGAGACGCTGGCGTCGGAACAGACGCTCAAGGATGTGCATGAGGCACGCTCCCTCATCGGCAGCGCGCACAAACTCTACCGGGGGACGCTGGCTTTCTACCTGCGCGGGCGAGATGAGGCGGAACTGGATCGGCGCGGTCTGGACTTGGCGAACGTCATGCTCAACGCCGGCCTGCAGCCGGTGCGCGAGGATGACGAGGTGGCACCGCTCAACAGCTACCTGCGCTGGTTGCCGTGCTGCTACAACCCTGGCCAGGATCGGCGCAAGTGGTACACGCAACTGATGTTCGCCCAGCACGCGGCGAACTTGTCGCCGGTGTGGGGCCGTGCCCAGGGTACAGGGCACCCCGGCATCACCATGTTCAATCGCGGTGGCGGGCCGATCACCTTCGACCCGCTCAACCGCCTGGACCGGCAGATGAACGCCCATCTATTCCTGTTCGGTCCTACCGGCTCCGGCAAGAGTGCAACGCTCAACAACCTCTTGAACCAGGTCACGGCCATCTACCGGCCACGGTTGTTCATCGTGGAAGCCGGCAACAGCTTCGGCCTGTTCAGCGACTTCGCGCGCAAGCTCGGGCTCACCGTGAACCGGGTCAAGCTGGCCCCTGGCTCCGGCATCAGCCTAGCGCCGTTCGCAGACGCACGCCGGCTGATCGAAACGCCCAGCGACGTGCAGACGCTCGATGCCGATGCGCTGGATGAAGACCAGCCGCCGGATACCCCGGCCATGGAAGCGGATGAACAGCGAGATGTGCTGGGCGAGTTGGAGATCACGGCCCGGCTGATGATCACGGGCGGAGAAGATAAGGAAGAAGCCCGGATGACGCGGGCCGACCGTTCGCTGATCCGCCAATGCATCCTCGATGCCGCCGAGCAGTGCGTGGCCGAGAAACGTACGGTACTCACGCGCGACGTGCGCAACGCGCTGCGCGCCCGGGGCCAAGACCCGACGCTGCCCGAGATGCGGCGCGTGCGGTTGCTGGAGATGGCAGACGCGATGGATATGTTCTGCCAAGGCACGGACGGCGAGATGTTCGACCGCGACGGATCTCCGTGGCCCGAGGCCGATATCACCCTGGTGGATCTCGCAACGTATGCCCGCGAGGGCTACAACGCCCAGCTTTCCATCGCCTACATCAGCCTGATCAGCACGGTGAACAACATCGCCGAACGCGACCAGTACCTGGGCCGTCCCATCGTCAACGTCACAGACGAAGGACACATCATCACCAAAAATCCATTGCTTGCCCCCTACGTGGTCAAGATCACAAAAATGTGGCGGAAGCTGGGTGCCTGGTACTGGTTGGCTACGCAAAATATCGACGATCTGCCGCGTGCTGCCGAGCCGATGTTGAACATGATCGAATGGTGGATTTGCCTGTCGATGCCGCCGGACGAGGTGGAAAAAATCGCCAGGTTCCGCGAACTCTCACCAGCGCAAAAGGCGTTGATGCTGTCCGCCCGCAAGGAGGCGGGAAAATTCACCGAGGGCGTCATCCTGTCGAAGTCGCTGGAGGTGCTATTCCGCGCCGTGCCGCCGAGCCTGTACCTCGCGCTCGCGCAAACCGAACCCGAAGAGAAAGCCGAGCGCTACCAGCTCATGCAGCAATACGGCTGCAACGAACTGGAAGCGGCCTTCAAGGTCGCCGAGAAGATCGACCGGGCACGGGGCATCGAATCGCCCGCGCTGAACCTGCCGCAATAG
- a CDS encoding DsbA family protein produces MKPKRPSIPIPIQVQAYRRRRRGRSRWPWALVAALIALLLIWLVSRPPDESSPQPPTAVSTAQVDGPPWLMGNPEGRFMLTLYADLECPFCREYFPQIKRWVGSNADVALQWQHLPLAAHEPAASTEARLAECAAEAGGHAAFWQAVEWVYAHTRSDGQGLPDGLRYPESTPAIEQCLASEQTEATIRTQAAEATKSGVTATPSLRVLDRQTGQAILLQGPVEGDALLSAMDMLATEDTASGASAIPTSEMPADVVGDMPR; encoded by the coding sequence ATGAAGCCGAAACGTCCTTCCATCCCAATACCAATACAGGTTCAGGCGTATCGCCGCCGTCGCCGTGGACGGTCTCGTTGGCCTTGGGCCTTGGTCGCTGCACTGATCGCGCTGCTGCTGATCTGGCTCGTGTCCCGGCCGCCCGACGAATCCTCGCCGCAACCGCCCACGGCGGTCAGCACGGCACAGGTCGATGGGCCGCCATGGCTGATGGGCAACCCAGAGGGCCGTTTCATGCTGACGCTCTATGCGGACCTGGAATGCCCGTTCTGCCGGGAGTACTTCCCGCAGATCAAGCGGTGGGTGGGCAGCAACGCCGATGTGGCCCTGCAATGGCAGCACCTGCCTCTGGCCGCACACGAGCCTGCCGCGTCAACCGAGGCACGCCTGGCGGAATGCGCCGCCGAAGCTGGCGGGCATGCCGCGTTCTGGCAAGCCGTCGAGTGGGTCTATGCCCATACGCGTAGCGACGGCCAAGGCTTGCCTGATGGCTTACGCTACCCCGAATCAACGCCAGCCATTGAGCAATGCCTGGCGAGCGAACAAACCGAGGCGACCATCCGCACCCAGGCCGCTGAAGCCACGAAAAGCGGAGTGACCGCCACGCCGTCGCTGCGTGTGCTCGATCGCCAGACTGGCCAAGCCATTCTGCTGCAGGGACCGGTCGAAGGCGATGCCTTGCTGTCTGCTATGGACATGCTGGCGACCGAAGATACGGCCAGCGGCGCATCCGCCATCCCCACATCCGAAATGCCTGCCGACGTTGTCGGCGACATGCCCAGGTAG
- the radC gene encoding RadC family protein: MSSLVNDACTGCLSTITPQSDDWIIQKAIEVLEQRMFKAGPLLERPQAVKDYLRLKLVAEPNEVFAILFMNSQHEVLAYEPMFKGTIDSAGVHPRVVLQRALELNAAAAIFPHQHPSGKTEPSSADRQLTTHLKTALEFIDVRVLDHIIVGKGTPYSFAESGLL; this comes from the coding sequence ATGTCTTCTCTAGTCAATGATGCCTGTACAGGGTGTCTCTCTACTATCACACCCCAGTCCGATGACTGGATCATCCAGAAAGCCATCGAAGTGCTGGAACAGCGTATGTTCAAGGCAGGTCCGCTCCTTGAGCGGCCTCAAGCCGTGAAGGACTATCTGCGCCTGAAACTTGTCGCCGAGCCCAATGAAGTGTTCGCCATCTTGTTCATGAACAGCCAGCATGAGGTGCTGGCCTACGAACCGATGTTCAAGGGCACCATCGATTCGGCTGGCGTACATCCTCGCGTTGTCTTGCAGAGGGCCTTGGAGCTGAATGCTGCCGCCGCGATTTTTCCCCACCAACACCCATCGGGCAAAACGGAACCATCAAGTGCGGACCGCCAGTTGACCACCCACCTGAAGACCGCGCTGGAATTCATCGATGTGCGGGTACTGGACCACATCATCGTCGGCAAGGGCACCCCATACTCTTTCGCAGAGTCCGGCCTGCTATAG
- a CDS encoding helix-turn-helix domain-containing protein: MTAFSESFRSEVARIARKDNKKEMSSLRKAVMSQRGDVAALKRDVKELAGQVRSLAKALERAMATAERRPPQQPVEGASGQVTGKRRKRAFVFSHEALAAKRKAFGMTQNEMARLLGVSTLSVYKWEKGQVTPREAQLVRVREVLKMGVREARKQIAE; the protein is encoded by the coding sequence ATGACTGCATTTTCTGAATCGTTCAGATCGGAGGTTGCTCGCATTGCGCGCAAGGACAACAAGAAAGAGATGTCCTCTCTGCGCAAGGCGGTGATGAGTCAGCGCGGAGACGTTGCTGCGCTCAAACGCGACGTCAAGGAACTGGCGGGTCAGGTGCGTAGCCTCGCCAAGGCGCTGGAAAGAGCGATGGCGACAGCCGAACGCCGGCCGCCGCAGCAGCCAGTGGAGGGCGCTTCCGGACAGGTCACAGGCAAGCGCAGGAAGCGTGCGTTTGTTTTCAGCCATGAGGCGCTCGCGGCCAAGCGAAAGGCATTCGGCATGACCCAGAATGAAATGGCGCGCCTGCTCGGTGTCTCGACGCTGAGCGTCTACAAATGGGAAAAAGGCCAGGTCACCCCGCGCGAGGCGCAACTGGTGCGCGTGCGCGAAGTGCTCAAGATGGGGGTGCGCGAGGCCCGCAAGCAGATCGCCGAATGA
- a CDS encoding HU family DNA-binding protein, producing the protein MNRAELVEILASKNDLSKAATNAVLDTLIETIQTAVKKGDVVQLVGFGTFKSAKRAARTGKNPATGVALKIPASTVPKFVAGAKFKAAVDPKAAKRKAGK; encoded by the coding sequence ATGAATCGCGCCGAACTCGTGGAAATCCTCGCTTCCAAGAACGATCTGTCCAAGGCTGCTACCAATGCCGTGCTCGATACCCTGATCGAGACCATCCAGACCGCTGTCAAAAAAGGCGATGTCGTCCAGTTGGTGGGCTTTGGCACCTTCAAGTCCGCGAAGCGTGCAGCCCGTACCGGCAAGAACCCTGCTACCGGTGTGGCCCTGAAGATCCCCGCGTCGACCGTTCCGAAGTTTGTGGCGGGCGCAAAGTTCAAGGCTGCTGTCGACCCCAAGGCCGCAAAGCGCAAGGCGGGTAAATAA
- a CDS encoding TIGR03757 family integrating conjugative element protein, with the protein MSASHSRFAPGWRTLGLAVALPAALAVFSPATFAADVVVVTDSHHPVKTMGGERLIELDEAHRIEAELSAELPTDPEQATAIAKRRLSSGGADLQRRIAIAYQGVTDAWSLGVTSIPAIVVDQRYVVYGEPDVARAVARIEQHRRAQP; encoded by the coding sequence ATGTCGGCATCTCATTCACGGTTCGCTCCGGGCTGGCGAACTCTCGGCCTGGCCGTGGCACTGCCGGCCGCTCTGGCTGTTTTCAGCCCGGCCACCTTCGCCGCGGACGTTGTGGTCGTCACCGACAGCCATCACCCGGTCAAGACCATGGGCGGTGAGCGGCTGATCGAGCTGGACGAAGCCCACCGGATTGAAGCGGAGCTTTCGGCAGAACTGCCCACCGATCCGGAACAGGCGACGGCCATCGCCAAGCGACGGCTCTCCAGCGGCGGCGCTGACCTGCAGCGCCGCATCGCCATCGCATACCAAGGCGTCACCGACGCTTGGAGCCTGGGTGTCACCAGCATCCCGGCAATCGTGGTGGACCAGCGCTACGTGGTCTATGGCGAGCCGGACGTGGCACGCGCCGTCGCGCGCATCGAGCAGCACCGGAGGGCACAGCCATGA
- a CDS encoding TIGR03756 family integrating conjugative element protein: MTRTFDLVRRLRAGVASVLLLSATGSYALNTATIVGSVASPDCLEYRVVGICYWLYCSWGGCTVRTSVKVRHYIPDAVVSSYSNTGANPWIEVRAMSMPNPTAQAGGDGTTNEDHENNLAKFKNADVIGHPGAEVFNQFVSSSGYFCEGAGTAFMPYLLSTLDTLAWRYNVPEMVYPEALIPGMREVGARTSMNLWGSVYPRGGFLHQTDDFKAGAVVAQRAGDVVTRRGQIHVYQPMLADSRPGYWPAGALMEGDASTGKWQELTPVLSSSCTVFPRSGFLTQAQQGDYAWALWRPYACCQRRGQVFLGSIDFL; the protein is encoded by the coding sequence ATGACTCGCACATTTGACTTGGTGCGCCGCCTGCGCGCTGGCGTGGCGTCCGTGCTGCTGTTGAGCGCCACGGGCAGCTACGCCCTCAACACAGCAACGATCGTGGGCTCCGTGGCTTCGCCTGACTGCCTGGAGTACCGGGTGGTGGGCATCTGCTACTGGCTCTACTGCTCGTGGGGCGGCTGCACGGTACGCACGTCCGTCAAAGTGCGCCACTACATCCCCGATGCTGTTGTCTCCAGCTACAGCAACACCGGGGCGAACCCCTGGATCGAAGTCCGGGCGATGAGCATGCCCAACCCCACGGCCCAGGCGGGCGGGGACGGAACCACGAACGAAGATCACGAGAACAATCTCGCGAAGTTCAAGAACGCGGACGTCATCGGCCATCCCGGTGCCGAGGTGTTCAACCAGTTCGTCTCGTCCTCGGGCTACTTCTGCGAAGGCGCGGGCACGGCGTTCATGCCGTACCTGCTCAGTACCCTGGACACGCTGGCCTGGCGCTACAACGTGCCGGAGATGGTCTACCCCGAAGCGCTGATTCCCGGGATGCGGGAGGTCGGCGCACGCACTTCGATGAATCTCTGGGGGAGCGTGTATCCCCGTGGCGGCTTCCTGCACCAGACCGACGACTTCAAGGCTGGCGCAGTGGTGGCCCAGCGCGCGGGTGATGTGGTCACGCGCCGCGGACAGATCCACGTCTATCAGCCGATGTTGGCGGACTCGCGGCCCGGCTACTGGCCTGCCGGTGCGCTGATGGAGGGCGATGCCTCGACCGGCAAGTGGCAGGAACTCACCCCCGTCCTGTCCTCGTCCTGCACGGTGTTCCCGCGCAGCGGCTTCCTGACCCAGGCCCAGCAAGGCGACTACGCCTGGGCGCTCTGGCGGCCCTATGCGTGCTGCCAGCGGCGGGGCCAGGTGTTCCTTGGCAGCATTGATTTCCTCTGA
- a CDS encoding integrating conjugative element protein translates to MKHREFKQLSVPVRRARHALALASALALASGVAWGQLGYQTSGSVIGDDVMYSIGGGNAVSMGRAAGMRSIGVGVGWNSNLICGDMSIQTTLKNQLNGITNGFQQIMSTVIQNATSAVASLPALIIQRADPGLYNLLTNGVLQARLDFDRSKLTCRAMAEKMANMAGGQLGWSQMAEGMALRDAVSSTDAVSAIEQAETRRGNDGVPWVGGGNAGGAGQSAIKVVGDVTRAGYNLVNGRGVTDTSSIPTASCASLSCQTWTSPQQAVEWATRVLGEQEQRTCDSCTKTETVPGVGLTPLIQEEYETKLQALQDLVSKTKSTTTENLSEAGSASLPITRGVIEALRDEPDQHLLSQRLASEVALSSVLEKALLLQRTLLTGKKEPNVAANELAVEAVNKESDTLDREIRNLKTELELRRELANNSPMAIIQRHSTRAAGSRGIYQGDPVPDRLDQLQKGNPGGNP, encoded by the coding sequence ATGAAACATCGTGAATTCAAACAACTCTCCGTCCCGGTGCGCCGCGCGAGGCACGCTCTCGCACTGGCGAGCGCACTGGCGCTGGCCAGCGGCGTGGCCTGGGGACAACTGGGATACCAGACCAGCGGCAGCGTCATCGGCGATGACGTCATGTACTCAATCGGCGGCGGCAACGCGGTGTCCATGGGCCGTGCGGCCGGCATGCGTTCCATCGGGGTCGGTGTCGGTTGGAACAGCAACCTGATCTGCGGTGACATGAGCATCCAGACCACGTTGAAGAACCAGCTCAACGGCATCACCAACGGGTTCCAGCAGATCATGTCGACGGTGATCCAGAACGCCACCAGCGCGGTCGCGTCCCTGCCGGCGCTGATCATCCAGCGGGCCGATCCCGGCCTCTACAACCTGCTCACGAACGGGGTGCTGCAGGCTCGGCTGGACTTCGACCGCTCCAAGCTGACGTGCCGAGCGATGGCCGAGAAGATGGCTAACATGGCGGGCGGTCAGCTCGGCTGGAGCCAGATGGCGGAAGGCATGGCTTTGCGCGATGCCGTTTCGAGCACCGATGCCGTCTCGGCCATCGAGCAGGCCGAGACGCGCCGGGGTAACGACGGCGTGCCCTGGGTGGGTGGCGGCAATGCCGGCGGCGCGGGCCAGTCCGCCATCAAGGTGGTGGGCGATGTCACCCGTGCGGGCTACAACCTGGTCAATGGCCGAGGCGTGACTGACACGTCATCCATCCCGACCGCCAGTTGCGCGAGCCTGTCGTGCCAGACCTGGACCTCGCCGCAGCAGGCGGTCGAATGGGCCACGCGGGTCCTCGGGGAGCAGGAGCAGCGCACCTGCGATTCGTGCACGAAGACCGAGACGGTGCCCGGCGTCGGCCTCACGCCTTTGATTCAGGAAGAGTACGAAACCAAGCTGCAGGCGCTTCAGGATTTGGTCTCCAAGACCAAGAGCACAACGACTGAAAACCTGAGCGAGGCTGGCAGTGCATCGCTGCCGATCACGCGCGGTGTGATCGAAGCGCTGCGCGACGAGCCGGACCAGCACCTGCTATCACAGCGCCTGGCGTCCGAGGTCGCCCTGTCCTCGGTTCTGGAGAAAGCGCTGCTGCTGCAACGCACGCTGCTGACGGGCAAGAAGGAACCCAATGTCGCGGCTAATGAGCTTGCCGTGGAGGCAGTGAACAAGGAAAGCGACACGCTCGACCGCGAGATCCGCAACCTCAAGACGGAATTGGAGCTGCGCCGCGAACTGGCGAACAACTCGCCGATGGCGATCATCCAGCGGCACAGCACGCGCGCGGCTGGCTCGCGCGGTATCTACCAGGGCGATCCGGTGCCCGACCGCCTCGACCAGTTGCAGAAGGGCAATCCGGGAGGCAACCCATGA
- a CDS encoding conjugal transfer protein TraG N-terminal domain-containing protein, which produces MTLFTTDYLEYYLTLVSWIVHNGIWAVLVSSGVFALPFVAIIVQEWLKARAEGADEGNKGVLSAARIENRVFVAIVVVMFAGIPFIDVDLNTIKYDSSRSAQCQVNVPQPADTGWSQSFSTINNQSAKVPVWWGFMHALSRAVTGASVAAIPCGTDLRQMRMEIDATRIDDPVLAQEVADFSQDCYGPARAKLFMQRPDLDEDQMHDVTWIGSRYFTDTGGYYDSYRSSTARESWPYDSNRDAGLAQVANGGGYPTCRQWWADGSNGLRARLLGQVDPSLLNRLAGWAGFLSRTEVDDSVIRAIASPRQQKLNQGSVYTDYGGQIDKTLPNVITRAAGDAGLAVGAIGAFPAMDVVRQAVPMVMALLKMALVICIPLLLLVGTYDLKTVVVLSIIQFAFFFVDFWFQIARWIDSTILDALYGWGWGWNRPHSNFDPVMGLNNAFGDLLLNFVMGTMFIVLPTFWITALGWAGIHAGGALQGLINGTGDAKAAGGKVSNMAFGGAMKMAARPDKK; this is translated from the coding sequence ATGACGCTTTTCACGACGGATTACCTGGAGTACTACCTGACGCTGGTGTCCTGGATCGTCCATAACGGCATCTGGGCGGTGCTGGTATCCAGCGGGGTGTTCGCATTGCCGTTCGTCGCCATCATCGTGCAGGAATGGCTGAAGGCACGTGCAGAAGGCGCCGACGAAGGCAACAAGGGCGTACTCTCGGCCGCCCGCATCGAGAACCGCGTTTTTGTAGCCATCGTCGTAGTGATGTTTGCCGGCATCCCATTCATCGACGTTGATCTGAACACCATCAAGTACGACAGCTCGCGCTCGGCCCAGTGCCAGGTCAACGTGCCACAGCCCGCCGACACGGGCTGGTCGCAGTCCTTCAGCACCATCAATAACCAGTCGGCGAAGGTGCCGGTCTGGTGGGGGTTCATGCACGCACTCTCGCGCGCCGTCACCGGCGCTTCGGTCGCGGCGATCCCGTGCGGCACGGACCTGCGGCAGATGAGGATGGAGATCGACGCGACCCGTATCGACGATCCGGTGCTGGCTCAGGAAGTGGCGGATTTCAGCCAGGACTGCTATGGGCCTGCGCGCGCCAAGCTGTTCATGCAGCGACCCGACCTCGATGAGGATCAGATGCACGACGTGACCTGGATTGGTTCGCGGTATTTCACTGACACGGGCGGCTACTACGACAGCTATCGGTCCAGCACGGCACGGGAGTCCTGGCCCTACGACAGCAACCGGGATGCGGGACTGGCGCAGGTCGCCAACGGCGGCGGCTATCCGACCTGCCGGCAGTGGTGGGCCGATGGTAGTAACGGCCTGCGAGCGCGGTTGCTCGGCCAGGTGGACCCGAGCCTCTTGAACCGTCTGGCGGGCTGGGCCGGTTTCCTGAGCCGCACCGAAGTGGATGACTCCGTGATCCGCGCTATCGCTTCGCCGCGGCAGCAGAAACTGAACCAGGGCAGCGTCTATACCGACTATGGCGGCCAGATCGACAAGACCTTGCCGAATGTCATTACGCGTGCGGCTGGCGATGCAGGGCTTGCGGTCGGTGCCATTGGGGCTTTCCCCGCTATGGACGTGGTGCGGCAGGCGGTGCCAATGGTGATGGCTTTGTTGAAAATGGCACTGGTCATCTGCATCCCACTGCTGCTGCTGGTGGGCACCTACGACTTAAAGACCGTTGTGGTACTGAGCATCATCCAGTTTGCATTCTTCTTCGTGGATTTCTGGTTCCAGATTGCGCGTTGGATCGACAGTACCATCTTGGATGCGCTCTACGGTTGGGGCTGGGGCTGGAACCGGCCACACTCTAACTTCGATCCGGTGATGGGGTTGAATAACGCTTTCGGTGACCTGTTATTGAACTTCGTGATGGGCACGATGTTCATTGTGCTTCCCACGTTTTGGATTACAGCTCTGGGATGGGCTGGCATTCATGCCGGGGGTGCGCTTCAGGGATTGATTAACGGCACGGGAGACGCCAAAGCTGCTGGCGGCAAGGTAAGCAACATGGCATTTGGCGGAGCTATGAAAATGGCAGCGAGACCAGACAAGAAATAA
- a CDS encoding DUF3742 family protein: MNTTTRISTAERLGRALGRGWRAYARGERRASNWLVSKEVPVAGASLLLWAAKLAALGLLLYVAFWMALLLLFLTAVAWGARDMEWETEPPEPEWKQGPVGFGLYTYDGYRIDPHDPDDENNF, translated from the coding sequence ATGAACACGACAACCCGCATCAGCACCGCAGAACGCCTCGGCCGCGCCCTTGGTCGTGGATGGCGCGCTTATGCGCGTGGCGAGCGGCGCGCGTCGAACTGGTTGGTCTCCAAGGAAGTGCCGGTGGCGGGAGCCTCCTTGTTGTTGTGGGCGGCCAAACTAGCTGCGCTGGGGCTGCTGCTATACGTTGCTTTTTGGATGGCGCTGCTACTGCTGTTCCTGACGGCGGTTGCCTGGGGAGCCAGGGATATGGAATGGGAGACTGAGCCTCCAGAGCCCGAGTGGAAGCAAGGCCCCGTTGGATTCGGTTTGTATACCTATGATGGCTACCGCATCGACCCGCATGACCCAGACGACGAAAATAACTTTTGA
- a CDS encoding type II toxin-antitoxin system YhaV family toxin: MQQHGWTLLFHDNLIEQMVKLRAAVLRAQENDPEGFGANANVKFFRALVQLIQDVVPSDPARDEYRQGNTMGPAYRHWRRAKLGRRYRLFFRYDSKAKVIVYAWVNDEQTLRSSGSKSDPYAVFEKMLGRGNPPDDWNALVEASKPDWSKRE, translated from the coding sequence ATGCAACAGCATGGATGGACACTGCTGTTTCACGATAACCTGATCGAGCAGATGGTGAAGTTGCGCGCGGCTGTACTGCGCGCTCAAGAGAACGACCCGGAAGGGTTCGGGGCCAATGCCAACGTCAAGTTCTTCCGGGCCTTGGTCCAGTTGATACAAGACGTGGTGCCGAGTGATCCGGCGCGCGACGAATACCGTCAGGGCAATACCATGGGGCCGGCCTATCGCCACTGGCGGCGAGCCAAGCTCGGAAGGCGATACCGGCTGTTCTTCCGGTACGACTCAAAGGCGAAGGTCATCGTGTACGCCTGGGTCAACGACGAGCAGACCCTGCGGTCATCGGGTAGCAAGTCGGACCCCTATGCGGTGTTCGAGAAGATGCTCGGACGTGGAAATCCGCCAGACGACTGGAACGCATTGGTCGAGGCAAGCAAACCGGATTGGAGCAAACGGGAATAG
- a CDS encoding type II toxin-antitoxin system PrlF family antitoxin yields the protein MPAIHEVATLTSKGQITLPKSIRQALGADTGSKLAFELRGAEVVVTRADAEHEDPAIAAFLALLARDIEAGRNVRGLPEDLARTMLEHAGHKVDLGDEFDEDVEI from the coding sequence ATGCCCGCCATTCATGAAGTTGCCACGCTGACCTCCAAGGGTCAGATCACACTGCCCAAGTCCATCCGGCAGGCGCTTGGCGCTGATACCGGCAGCAAGCTCGCGTTCGAGCTGCGTGGTGCCGAAGTGGTTGTTACCCGCGCCGATGCCGAACACGAGGACCCTGCCATTGCCGCGTTCCTGGCCCTGCTGGCGCGCGACATTGAAGCTGGCCGGAATGTTCGCGGTCTGCCCGAGGATCTGGCTCGCACGATGCTGGAACACGCGGGCCACAAGGTGGACCTGGGCGACGAGTTCGATGAGGACGTGGAAATCTGA